One Paenibacillus sp. FSL H7-0737 DNA segment encodes these proteins:
- a CDS encoding ABC transporter permease: MRQLIVRRLLQTLPMLFFVSVVCFAMIKLAPGDPVLSFVTPNMHADDIERIRHNLGLDKPAYIQYLIWIKEILQGNFGYSLVNHQPVLDQILERLPATAGLMGSAIGLAVLLAIPLGLIAGANRNRWVDKLINFLSYVGISVPLFWLAILLMYLFAIKLHLLPIMGMRTIGVESAFDVFKHGILPCTVLAFGFLAGYVRYIRSSTIGQLKEEYVQIQYAFGSNKTTILFRHVMKHVLLPVITLLGMSMGDLVAGAIVTETVFSWPGIGSLGMTAVKGMDYPVIMGITLFSSLMLIIGNLVADILYSFVDPRIKLTR, from the coding sequence ATGAGACAACTTATCGTCCGAAGATTACTGCAAACCCTGCCGATGTTGTTTTTTGTTTCGGTTGTGTGCTTTGCGATGATTAAGCTGGCTCCGGGGGATCCGGTATTATCCTTCGTTACGCCGAATATGCACGCAGATGATATTGAGCGCATCCGGCATAACCTTGGGCTGGATAAGCCAGCCTACATTCAATATTTAATCTGGATTAAAGAAATATTGCAGGGGAATTTCGGTTATTCCCTAGTGAATCATCAGCCAGTATTGGATCAAATTCTAGAACGCCTGCCTGCAACGGCAGGTTTGATGGGTTCTGCGATCGGTCTCGCTGTTTTGCTGGCGATTCCACTCGGTCTTATTGCTGGAGCAAACCGGAACCGCTGGGTAGATAAGCTGATTAATTTCTTATCCTATGTCGGAATATCCGTGCCTTTGTTTTGGCTTGCCATCTTACTAATGTACTTATTCGCGATTAAGCTGCATCTGCTTCCTATTATGGGGATGCGAACGATTGGTGTGGAATCGGCGTTTGATGTATTCAAGCATGGTATCCTGCCTTGCACCGTGCTTGCTTTTGGATTCTTGGCTGGTTATGTGCGATACATTCGCTCTAGTACCATTGGACAGCTAAAAGAAGAGTACGTGCAGATTCAATATGCTTTTGGATCTAACAAGACAACGATTCTGTTTCGTCATGTAATGAAGCATGTGTTGCTTCCTGTAATTACATTGCTCGGGATGTCTATGGGTGATCTGGTGGCAGGTGCAATTGTTACAGAAACAGTATTTTCATGGCCAGGTATTGGCTCTTTGGGGATGACTGCAGTTAAAGGGATGGATTACCCCGTGATTATGGGAATTACTCTATTCTCCTCTTTAATGCTGATCATCGGTAATCTGGTCGCGGATATTCTATATAGCTTCGTGGACCCACGAATTAAATTAACGAGGTGA
- a CDS encoding ABC transporter ATP-binding protein, giving the protein MTERLLSVEDLKVSFHTRDGENQAVRGVSFHIDAGETVGIVGESGSGKSVTAKAIMSLITPPGKIIGGNINFRGENLSNLSEKEWRKLRGNRIAMVFQDPMTSLNPVKKIGQQLTEVIRRHRGLNKQEALKEAASILRQVGINNPEQRLQQYPHEFSGGMRQRVMIAMALSCKPELLIADEPTTALDVTIQAQILDLFKELKNNTSTAVALITHDLGVVAQVCTRVIVMYGGLVMEEGTVEDIFYRPQHPYTKGLLRSIPKRDGKSRERLVPIEGTPPDLLDPPSGCPFMERCPNAFARCSERPPVIELSPGHRSMCWLADGVQETPAVAGVEGSGSVE; this is encoded by the coding sequence ATGACGGAACGGCTATTGTCTGTCGAGGATTTGAAGGTTTCGTTCCATACAAGGGACGGAGAGAATCAAGCAGTTCGCGGCGTTAGCTTTCATATAGATGCTGGTGAGACGGTAGGAATCGTCGGAGAATCTGGTAGTGGGAAGAGTGTAACTGCCAAGGCGATTATGTCGTTAATTACACCTCCGGGTAAAATTATCGGTGGAAATATTAATTTTCGGGGTGAGAATTTATCGAACCTTTCGGAAAAAGAGTGGAGAAAGCTACGCGGCAATCGTATAGCAATGGTGTTTCAGGACCCCATGACCTCTCTTAATCCTGTAAAAAAAATCGGCCAGCAGCTTACGGAAGTCATCCGTCGGCATCGGGGTTTAAATAAACAAGAAGCGCTTAAAGAGGCAGCAAGCATCTTGCGTCAGGTAGGAATTAATAATCCTGAACAGCGGCTGCAGCAATATCCGCATGAATTCAGCGGCGGGATGCGCCAGCGGGTCATGATCGCCATGGCTCTTTCCTGTAAGCCAGAGCTATTGATTGCGGATGAGCCGACAACTGCGCTCGATGTAACAATACAGGCGCAAATTCTCGATCTTTTTAAAGAGTTGAAAAATAATACCAGTACAGCTGTAGCGCTCATTACCCATGACTTGGGTGTGGTAGCACAGGTATGTACACGGGTTATCGTAATGTATGGTGGACTTGTGATGGAGGAGGGCACGGTAGAGGATATCTTTTATCGCCCACAGCATCCTTACACGAAAGGTCTGCTTCGCTCGATTCCAAAACGTGACGGCAAGTCGCGGGAACGCCTTGTCCCTATCGAAGGCACACCTCCGGATTTGCTGGATCCCCCTTCGGGCTGTCCATTTATGGAACGTTGCCCTAATGCTTTTGCTCGTTGCAGCGAACGTCCTCCGGTCATCGAATTATCGCCTGGCCATCGTTCGATGTGCTGGCTGGCAGACGGTGTGCAGGAGACTCCAGCCGTAGCTGGTGTTGAAGGGAGCGGTTCTGTTGAGTGA
- a CDS encoding ABC transporter permease, whose protein sequence is MNRSKWKSVGDELFTNKLGVAALITLIIFSLGSIFAFLSGHDPNAMDVLARLKSPGADHWFGTDDYGRDYFARALYGGRVSLLVGFASMIIATGIGVTVGVISGFFGGWVDNLLMRMLDVVLSIPSFLVLLLLSVFLKPSVGNIIIIIALLMWMNIARVIRAETMTIKEREYVLYAKASGQSNFGIIWRHILPGLVPVVIVGATNNIASAIMMESSLSFLGFGVQPPNATWGSMLNNAQGYIAQAPYLALFPGLLILLTVLSFNVLGDILRVGFEPKLIRR, encoded by the coding sequence ATGAATCGCAGTAAATGGAAAAGTGTTGGAGATGAGCTATTTACGAATAAATTGGGCGTCGCAGCCCTCATTACTTTAATCATCTTCTCACTGGGCTCTATATTTGCTTTTTTATCTGGACATGATCCGAATGCGATGGATGTTCTGGCACGTCTGAAATCGCCGGGAGCCGATCACTGGTTCGGGACGGATGACTATGGCCGGGATTATTTTGCCCGCGCATTATATGGTGGCCGGGTATCACTGCTAGTTGGCTTTGCTTCAATGATCATTGCTACAGGCATAGGTGTGACGGTGGGCGTAATCAGTGGATTCTTTGGCGGATGGGTTGATAATCTTCTCATGCGGATGCTTGATGTAGTGCTGTCCATTCCTTCTTTCTTAGTTCTGCTGCTGCTTAGCGTATTTCTGAAGCCGAGTGTTGGGAATATCATCATTATTATTGCTCTATTAATGTGGATGAATATCGCCCGTGTCATTCGGGCAGAGACGATGACGATTAAGGAACGCGAATATGTACTCTATGCAAAAGCCTCCGGACAGAGCAATTTCGGAATTATTTGGCGTCATATTCTTCCGGGGCTAGTGCCTGTTGTCATTGTAGGTGCGACGAATAATATCGCTTCGGCGATAATGATGGAGTCGTCCCTAAGTTTCCTCGGGTTCGGGGTACAGCCTCCGAATGCGACTTGGGGCAGTATGCTTAACAATGCGCAGGGATATATCGCTCAAGCGCCATATCTGGCTTTATTCCCTGGATTATTGATACTATTAACGGTACTGAGCTTTAATGTTTTGGGTGATATTTTGCGGGTAGGCTTTGAACCGAAGCTGATCCGAAGATAG
- a CDS encoding ABC transporter substrate-binding protein, whose amino-acid sequence MRKGLSGVITLILLTFLISACSGGNTATSTNKNQTPATNDGTTASTEIKDGGNLIIGVAADPVILNPNYAGDRVSLTIDQALYAPLFQVNDGKKTFYLADSLTLSEDNLTYTLKLKSGLTWHDGEKLTADDVVFTIDSILDEKQNSMLRANLFIGDKPVKAVKVDDLTVEFKLPQVSPAFEATLVQVFPIPKHIFENETDLEKSTKNANPVGSGPFKFKEYKAGEYVTLERFDNYFGGKPHLDSVTYRIAKDTNAANLALQSGEINIKYLDPQDVGTIEASNNFEILPYSEGRLSYLLFNANSDRGALAKKEVRQALSLALSRDEIIQAAYSSSEYADPAKSFLTPDALFYTNDVPSFDNDVEKAKELLQSAGVSDLKLRLIVSSGNKAQEAISLYVQQKLKAIGAEVELQNMDASAYGQKFSDMNSTDFELAIAGYIMGYDPDAYRILYTSTADSNYSHYNNAEVDKLFNEGAGEADVTKRGEIYKKIQEIIADDAPIYPIANTKTIVAVSKNYGGLEEAVLKPVVIFEDLSKIYLK is encoded by the coding sequence ATGCGTAAAGGATTATCTGGAGTTATTACTTTGATTTTGTTAACATTTTTGATTAGTGCGTGCTCCGGAGGGAACACCGCCACTTCTACAAATAAAAATCAGACACCTGCTACTAATGATGGAACGACAGCAAGCACTGAGATAAAAGATGGAGGCAACTTGATTATTGGAGTCGCTGCTGATCCTGTTATTCTAAATCCGAACTACGCGGGTGACCGTGTCAGTCTTACGATTGACCAAGCGCTCTATGCTCCACTGTTCCAAGTAAATGATGGTAAGAAGACCTTCTACTTGGCAGACAGCCTGACCCTTTCAGAAGATAACCTGACTTATACGTTGAAGCTGAAAAGCGGACTGACATGGCATGACGGAGAAAAGCTTACTGCTGACGATGTCGTGTTCACGATTGATAGCATCCTCGATGAGAAGCAAAACAGCATGTTGAGAGCGAACTTATTCATCGGTGATAAACCCGTTAAGGCCGTTAAGGTGGATGATCTGACCGTAGAGTTCAAGCTTCCGCAGGTCAGCCCAGCTTTTGAAGCTACACTAGTGCAAGTATTTCCGATTCCAAAGCATATTTTTGAAAATGAGACGGATCTAGAGAAAAGCACCAAGAATGCTAATCCTGTTGGATCTGGACCATTTAAATTTAAAGAATATAAAGCGGGCGAATATGTTACATTAGAAAGATTTGATAACTACTTTGGTGGCAAACCACATCTTGATTCTGTTACGTACCGGATTGCTAAAGATACGAATGCTGCGAATCTCGCACTTCAGAGTGGTGAGATCAACATTAAATATCTAGATCCACAGGATGTTGGAACGATTGAAGCTTCGAACAATTTCGAAATTCTTCCTTATAGTGAAGGCCGATTGTCGTACCTGTTGTTCAACGCGAACAGCGATAGAGGTGCTCTTGCTAAAAAAGAAGTTCGTCAAGCCTTGTCTCTAGCACTAAGCCGTGATGAAATCATTCAGGCTGCTTATTCCTCTAGCGAGTATGCTGACCCGGCGAAGTCATTCTTGACTCCGGATGCATTGTTCTATACTAATGACGTACCTTCTTTCGATAATGATGTGGAAAAAGCGAAAGAGCTTCTGCAATCGGCAGGGGTTAGCGATCTGAAATTGAGATTGATTGTATCGAGCGGTAATAAAGCTCAGGAAGCCATTTCACTATACGTGCAGCAAAAGCTAAAGGCCATTGGCGCTGAAGTTGAACTGCAAAATATGGATGCCTCGGCATATGGTCAGAAGTTCAGTGATATGAATTCAACAGATTTTGAACTTGCGATTGCAGGTTATATTATGGGTTACGATCCTGATGCTTACAGAATTTTGTATACTTCTACTGCTGACTCTAACTACTCGCATTATAATAATGCTGAAGTCGATAAGTTGTTCAATGAAGGTGCAGGAGAAGCAGATGTGACTAAACGTGGTGAGATCTATAAGAAGATCCAAGAGATCATTGCTGACGATGCACCGATTTATCCAATTGCTAATACTAAGACTATTGTAGCTGTCTCCAAGAACTACGGCGGTCTGGAAGAAGCAGTCTTGAAGCCTGTCGTTATTTTTGAAGATTTATCGAAAATCTACCTTAAATAA